Proteins from one Poecile atricapillus isolate bPoeAtr1 chromosome 6, bPoeAtr1.hap1, whole genome shotgun sequence genomic window:
- the CPN1 gene encoding carboxypeptidase N catalytic chain isoform X2 codes for MPFTPGILMDIIPGSRAAHCLCESDPCWWPESSQSMGLSRSVEPEFKYVGNMHGNEVLGRELLLQLSEFLCEEYRRGNERITRLIHDTRIHIMPSMNPDGYEVAAKQGPDSNGYLTGRNNANGVDLNRNFPDLNTLMYYSREISGPNHHIPLPDNWKSQVEPETLAVIQWISSYNFVLSANLHGGAVVANYPYDKSQDQRFRSHRRTVNTPTPDDKLFQKLAKTYSYAHSWMHRGWNCGDYFADGITNGASWYSLSKGMQDFNYLYTNCFEITLELSCNKFPPEEDLERQWMANREALVAFIEEVHQGIKGMVSDENNNGIAGAVISVQGISHDITSGDMGDYFRLLLPGTYTVTASAEGYQPLTVTTTVGPAAPSLVHFQLKQEVVRKPVERKASGARMNNKALQKKVVPRATRRGTQR; via the exons ATGCCTTTTACCCCAGGGATCCTGATGGACATCATacctggcagcagggctgcacaCTGCCTCTGCGAGTCTGATCCCTGCTGGTGGCCAGAAAGCTCACAGTCAATGGGACTCTCAAGATCTG TGGAGCCGGAGTTCAAGTATGTTGGGAACATGCACGGGAACGAGGTGCTGGGCcgtgagctgctgctgcagctctctgaGTTCCTGTGTGAGGAGTACCGCCGGGGCAACGAGCGGATCACGCGCCTCATCCATGACACGCGCATCCACATCATGCCCTCCATGAACCCCGACGGGTACGAAGTGGCTGCCAAGCAG GGCCCAGACAGCAACGGGTACTTGACAGGGAGGAACAATGCCAATGGAGTGGACTTGAACCGCAACTTCCCTGACCTCAACACACTCATGTACTACAGCAGGGAAATCAGCGGGCCAAATCACCACATCCCACTGCCTGACAACTGGAAAAGCCAG GTGGAGCCAGAGACATtggctgtgatccagtggaTCAGCAGCTACAACTTTGTGCTCTCAGCCAATCTGCACGGTGGAGCAGTGGTGGCAAATTACCCCTATGACAAGTCCCAGGATCAGCGGTTCAGGAGCCACCGGCGCACTGTCAACACGCCTACTCCTGATGATAAGTTATTTCAGAAG CTGGCCAAGACCTACTCCTACGCCCACAGCTGGATGCACCGGGGCTGGAACTGTGGGGACTACTTTGCTGATGGCATCACAAATGGGGCATCCTGGTACTCACTCAGCAAAG GCATGCAGGACTTCAATTACCTCTACACCAACTGCTTTGAAATCACCCTGGAACTAAGCTGCAATAAGTTTCCCCCCGAGGAGGACCTGGAGCGGCAGTGGATGGCCAACCGGGAGGCCCTTGTTGCTTTCATTGAAGAG GTTCACCAGGGCATCAAAGGGATGGTGTCAGATGAGAACAACAATGGCATTGCAGGAGCAGTGATTTCTGTCCAGGGAATCAGCCATGACATCACCTCTG GTGATATGGGGGATTATTtccggctgctgctgcctggcactTACACTGTCACAGCCTCTGCAGAGGGGTACCAGCCCCTGACAGTGACAACAACAGTGGGCCCAGCTGCACCTTCATTG GTGCATTTCCAGCTCAAACAAGAAGTGGTGAGAAAGCCTGTGGAGCGCAAGGCCTCAGGCGCACGTATGAACAACAAAGCCCTTCAGAAGAAGGTCGTGCCGAGAGCCACCCGCCGGGGGACCCAAAGATGA